A DNA window from Vigna angularis cultivar LongXiaoDou No.4 chromosome 1, ASM1680809v1, whole genome shotgun sequence contains the following coding sequences:
- the LOC108338011 gene encoding THO complex subunit 6 isoform X1 codes for MYGDATNWDENAYRETVLKEREIQTRTVFRTAWAPPYNLDTLLAASSDGSVASYSISSSIAASKLKNPFGFVNADTDKLSVEPNCFIQAHYGPAYDVKFYGDGEDALLLSCGDDGRIRGWKWKEFSSPHYSVSSQGNDTKPVLDVVNPQHKGPWGALSPIPENNALAVNTQEGSVFAASGDSCAYCWDVETGKLKMVFKGHMEYLHCIVARNSSNQMITGSEDGTTRIWDCKSGKCTQVIDPVKHLKLKGSASWVGCVALDASESWLACSSGRNISLWNLPASECVSKIPTRATVQDMLFDNNQILTVGTDPLLNRFDMNGTILSQIQCAPSSSFSISLHPAGVMAVGGYGGLVDVISQFGSHMCTFHC; via the exons ATGTACGGTGACGCCACCAACTGGGACGAAAATGCATACAGGGAAACGGTTCTCAAGGAGAGGGAAATCCAAACGCGAACCGTTTTCCGAACCGCTTGGGCTCCACCCTACAATCTCGACACTCTCCTTGCTGCCTCTAGCGACGGTTCCGTCGCATCCTACTCCATCTCTTCCTCCATCGCCGCCTCTAAGCTAAAAAAC CCTTTTGGTTTTGTTAATGCGGATACAGATAA GTTGTCAGTTGAACCTAATTGCTTCATTCAAGCGCATTATGGACCTGCGTATGATGTCAAATTTTATGGTGACGGTGAAGATGCTTTGTTGCTGAG CTGTGGTGATGATGGTCGGATTCGAGGATGGAAATGGAAGGAATTTTCAAGCCCTCATTATTCTGTTTCTTCACAAG GAAATGATACCAAGCCTGTACTTGATGTGGTGAATCCTCAACACAA AGGTCCTTGGGGCGCACTTTCACCTATTCCTGAGAATAATGCTCTTGCTGTTAATACTCAG gAGGGATCAGTTTTTGCTGCATCTGGTGATTCTTGTGCATATTGTTGGGATGTG GAAACTGGCAAATTGAAAATGGTATTCAAGGGGCACATGGAGTATTTGCATTGTATAGTTGCACGCAACTCGTCCAATCAG ATGATAACTGGTTCGGAGGATGGGACAACACGAATTTGgg ATTGCAAAAGTGGAAAGTGTACCCAAGTAATTGATCCAGTAAAACATTTGAAGTTGAAGGGATCTGCTTCATGGGTTGGCTGTGTTGCTTTAGATGCAAGTGAGAGTTGGTTG GCTTGCAGTAGTGGACGAAATATATCACTTTGGAACCTGCCTGCTTCCGAATGCGTATCAAAAATTCCAACGCGTGCTACTGTACAGGACATGTTATTTGACAATAATCAA ATTTTGACAGTTGGTACAGATCCTCTGCTCAATCGCTTTGACATGAATGGCACGATCCTTTCACAAATACAGTGTGCTCCTTCGTCATCTTTTTCTATCTCCTTACATCCTGCAGGG GTTATGGCAGTTGGAGGTTATGGTGGCCTTGTTGATGTTATCTCACAATTTGGCAGTCACATGTGCACATTTCATTGTTAA
- the LOC108338010 gene encoding eukaryotic initiation factor 4A-2: MAGLAPEGSQFDANKFDSKMNDLLTSDGQDFFTSYDEVYESFDAMGLQENLLRGIYAYGFEKPSAIQQRGIVPFCKGLDVIQQAQSGTGKTATFCSGILEQLDYSLTQCQALVLAPTRELAQQIEKVMRALGDYLGVKVHACVGGTSVREDQRILSSGVHVVVGTPGRVFDMLRRQSLQPDHIKMFVLDEADEMLSRGFKDQIYDIFQLLPSKIQVGVFSATMPPEALEITRKFMNKPVRILVKRDELTLEGIKQFYVNVEKEEWKLETLCDLYETLAITQSVIFVNTRRKVDWLTDKMRSRDHTVSATHGDMDQNTRDIIMREFRSGSSRVLITTDLLARGIDVQQVSLVINYDLPTQPENYLHRIGRSGRFGRKGVAINCITKDDDKMLFDIQKFYNVVVEELPSNVAELL; encoded by the exons ATGGCTGGACTTGCGCCTGAGGGGTCACAGTTCGATGCGAAcaaatttgattccaaaatgAATGACTT gcTAACTTCTGATGGACAGGATTTCTTCACATCCTATGATGAGGTTTATGAGAGTTTTGATGCTATGGGACTGCAGGAGAATCTTCTGAGAGGCATTTACGCATAtg GTTTCGAAAAGCCATCAGCCATTCAGCAAAGGGGGATAGTTCCCTTCTGCAAGGGACTTGATGTTATTCAACAGGCTCAGTCTGGAACTGGGAAGACAGCCACTTTCTGCTCCGGTATTCTGGAGCAACTTGACTATAGCTTGACGCAATGCCAGGCCTTGGTTTTAGCACCAACTCGTGAGCTTGCTCAGCAGATTGAAAAGGTTATGCGGGCACTTGGAGATTATCTTGGTGTTAAGGTTCATGCTTGTGTGGGAGGTACCAGTGTCCGTGAAGATCAACGCATTTTATCTAGCGGTGTTCATGTCGTGGTTGGTACCCCTGGTCGTGTGTTTGATATGCTTCGTAGGCAATCACTCCAACCAGATCACATCAAGATGTTTGTATTGGATGAGGCTGATGAGATGCTTTCCCGAGGTTTTAAGGATCAG ATATATGATATATTCCAGCTGCTGCCATCTAAGATTCAAGTGGGTGTTTTCTCAGCCACAATGCCTCCTGAGGCCCTTGAGATCACGAGGAAGTTCATGAACAAACCTGTGAGGATCCTTGTGAAGCGGGATGAGCTCACCTTGGAGGGTATAAAGCAGTTTTATGTCAATGTTGAGAAAGAGGAATGGAAGCTGGAAACCCTCTGTGATCTTTATGAGACGTTGGCAATCACCCAGAGTGTCATTTTTGTGAACACCAGAAGGAAAGTTGATTGGTTGACTGACAAAATGAGAAGCCGTGACCACACTGTTTCAGCAACCCATGGAGACATGGACCAGAATACCAGGGACATTATTATGCGTGAATTCCGATCTGGTTCTTCCCGTGTCTTGATTACTACTGATCTTTTGGCCCGTGGTATCGATGTCCAACAAGTGTCACTAGTTATAAATTATGATCTCCCTACACAGCCTGAGAACTATCTGCATCGTATTGGTCGTAGTGGAAGGTTTGGCAGGAAGGGTGTGGCTATCAACTGTATCACAAAGGATGACGATAAAATGCTGTTTGACATCCAGAAGTTTTATAACGTGGTTGTTGAGGAGCTGCCTTCAAATGTTGCTGAGCTCCTTTAA
- the LOC128193319 gene encoding glyoxylase I 4-like translates to MNSCSAMATILKTPSFLSPLNQKLNYVSLSPTTTNMQSKFCHGSVRNGRWHVPSVAIKAQAAVEGDVLDKESVSINEESDYGVVGMHHVGILCESLERSLDFYQNVLGLKINEARPNDKLPYRGAWLWVGSEMIHLMELPNPDPLTGRPEHGGRDRHACIAIRDVYKLKEILDKAGIPYTLSRSGRPAIFTRDPDANALEFTQVDV, encoded by the exons ATGAATTCTTGCTCTGCAATGGCGACCATTCTCAAAACACCTTCCTTTCTCTCCCCTCTCAACCAAAAG TTGAATTATGTTAGCCTTTCTCCCACAACTACAAACATGCAGTCCAAATTTTGTCATGGTAGTGTCAGAAATGGGAGATGGCATGTTCCTAGCGTTGCTATAAAAGCTCAGGCTGCTGTTGAAGGGGATGTACTTGACAAAGAATCAGTCTCTATCAATGAAGAAAGTG ATTATGGGGTCGTTGGTATGCACCATGTTGGAATTTTATGTGAAAGTCTTGAAAGATCCCTTGACTTTTATCAAAACGTTCTTG GCCTCAAGATAAATGAAGCAAGGCCAAATGATAAGCTTCCATACAGGGGTGCTTGGTTGTGGGTAGGCTCTGAGATGATTCATTTGATGGAGCTTCCAAATCCTGACCCTTTAACTGGACGACCGGAACATGGTGGTCGAGATCGTCACGCATGTATTGCAATAAGGGATGTTTACAAGCTGAAGGAAATCCTTGATAAAGCTG GTATTCCCTACACGCTTAGTCGTTCTGGAAGACCAGCAATCTTTACACGTGATCCTGATGCAAATGCTCTAGAATTTACACAAGTTGATGTTTGA
- the LOC108338011 gene encoding THO complex subunit 6 isoform X2, with product MYGDATNWDENAYRETVLKEREIQTRTVFRTAWAPPYNLDTLLAASSDGSVASYSISSSIAASKLKNPFGFVNADTDKLSVEPNCFIQAHYGPAYDVKFYGDGEDALLLSCGDDGRIRGWKWKEFSSPHYSVSSQGNDTKPVLDVVNPQHKGPWGALSPIPENNALAVNTQEGSVFAASGDSCAYCWDVETGKLKMVFKGHMEYLHCIVARNSSNQMITGSEDGTTRIWDCKSGKCTQVIDPVKHLKLKGSASWVGCVALDASESWLMQWM from the exons ATGTACGGTGACGCCACCAACTGGGACGAAAATGCATACAGGGAAACGGTTCTCAAGGAGAGGGAAATCCAAACGCGAACCGTTTTCCGAACCGCTTGGGCTCCACCCTACAATCTCGACACTCTCCTTGCTGCCTCTAGCGACGGTTCCGTCGCATCCTACTCCATCTCTTCCTCCATCGCCGCCTCTAAGCTAAAAAAC CCTTTTGGTTTTGTTAATGCGGATACAGATAA GTTGTCAGTTGAACCTAATTGCTTCATTCAAGCGCATTATGGACCTGCGTATGATGTCAAATTTTATGGTGACGGTGAAGATGCTTTGTTGCTGAG CTGTGGTGATGATGGTCGGATTCGAGGATGGAAATGGAAGGAATTTTCAAGCCCTCATTATTCTGTTTCTTCACAAG GAAATGATACCAAGCCTGTACTTGATGTGGTGAATCCTCAACACAA AGGTCCTTGGGGCGCACTTTCACCTATTCCTGAGAATAATGCTCTTGCTGTTAATACTCAG gAGGGATCAGTTTTTGCTGCATCTGGTGATTCTTGTGCATATTGTTGGGATGTG GAAACTGGCAAATTGAAAATGGTATTCAAGGGGCACATGGAGTATTTGCATTGTATAGTTGCACGCAACTCGTCCAATCAG ATGATAACTGGTTCGGAGGATGGGACAACACGAATTTGgg ATTGCAAAAGTGGAAAGTGTACCCAAGTAATTGATCCAGTAAAACATTTGAAGTTGAAGGGATCTGCTTCATGGGTTGGCTGTGTTGCTTTAGATGCAAGTGAGAGTTGGTTG ATGCAGTGGATGTGA
- the LOC108338012 gene encoding peroxidase N — MKKSCGLRGYYLCLINMFMLLLVARSQLTSDFYSSSCPNLSKIVRREVQKALMNEMRMAASLLRLHFHDCFVNGCDGSILLDGGDDAEKSAIPNLNSVRGYEVVDTIKSSVESACNGVVSCADILAIAARDSVLLSGGPSWKVLLGRRDGTLSNGTLANSALPAPFDPLDTIIAKFTDVGLNLTDVVSLSGAHTIGRARCTFFSNRLSNFSGTGAPDTTLDTAMLSDLQSLCQNGDGNATAVLDRNSSDLFDNHYFKNLVSGKGLLSSDQILFSSDEANSTSKPLVESYINNSGLFFGDFVNSMIKMGNINPKTGSNGEIRKNCRVINS; from the exons ATGAAGAAGTCGTGTGGTTTGAGAGGTTACTACCTTTGTCTAATCAATATGTTCATGTTGCTTTTGGTAGCAAGATCCCAACTGACATCAGATTTCTATAGCTCATCATGTCCTAACCTTTCAAAAATAGTAAGGAGAGAGGTTCAAAAAGCTCTCATGAATGAGATGCGAATGGCTGCTTCTTTGCTTCGCCTTCACTTTCACGATTGCTTTGTCAAC GGCTGTGATGGATCAATACTACTAGATGGTGGTGATGATGCAGAGAAGTCTGCTATTCCTAATCTGAACTCTGTTAGAGGATATGAGGTTGTAGACACAATCAAAAGTTCAGTGGAGAGTGCATGCAATGGGGTCGTCTCCTGTGCAGATATATTAGCCATCGCTGCCAGAGATTCTGTTCTCCTA AGTGGTGGACCTTCTTGGAAGGTTTTGCTAGGACGAAGAGATGGCACGTTATCAAACGGAACACTGGCAAATAGTGCTCTTCCTGCGCCATTTGATCCACTGGATACCATCATTGCAAAGTTTACTGATGTAGGCCTTAATCTCACAGATGTTGTTTCTTTATCAG GTGCCCATACCATTGGCCGAGCAAGGTGTACTTTTTTTAGCAATAGATTGTCCAACTTCTCAGGAACAGGTGCACCAGACACCACATTAGACACTGCCATGCTCTCTGACCTGCAAAGTTTGTGTCAAAATGGAGATGGAAACGCAACTGCAGTTCTTGATAGAAACTCATCAGATCTATTTGACAACCACTACTTCAAGAACTTGGTCAGTGGAAAGGGGCTTCTCAGTTCTGACCAGATTCTATTTTCTAGTGATGAGGCTAATTCAACCTCTAAACCTTTGGTGGAAAGCTATATCAACAATAGTGGCCTCTTCTTCGGGGACTTTGTCAATTCTATGATCAAAATGGGGAACATAAATCCAAAGACTGGTTCCAATGGAGAGATTAGGAAGAACTGCAGAGTGATAAATTCCTAG
- the LOC108338743 gene encoding U-box domain-containing protein 34 isoform X2 gives MSTPPLLRSVAVAVSGGSSKGSRRAVQWAVDNLVPQADRFILVHVIPPITSIVTPTEEYIPVSEADADVFAACVDDVKQKSEQIFVPFKKLCGSNTMETVLLEDDNVAEALLSFISESGVQTLVLGSDSSNFITRKLKGPGIPTTSLRCAPDSCDVYVVARDRIVSKLADLSYSHSREASPSYFMSTEVNKVDNDAGIDREMSGISSSTSESKFLKNFRFLSISDHSYIGLQTFSRRDSFENSSKSDNPENCGNDIEMISLHSFDSIASAQRKQLAMQEEVERLQLELQNTIAMYKQVCEELVQAQNQALILSSESLEETKRVNASLKREEVLRKIASEEKTKYLKVMKELEEAKNKFSKESYERQMAELDVLKESIEKQRIVDTLLSNDRRYRKYTMDDIKIATKFFSEDLMIGEGGYGKVYKCDLDHTPVAVKVLHQDAINKKEEFLKEVEILSQLHHPNMVLLLGACPENGCLVYEYLENGSLEDYLLNKNRKPSIPWFFRFRIVFEMACGLSFLHNSKPEPIVHRDIKPANILLDRNYVSKISDVGLAKLLAEVAPDNITEYRESVLAGTLHYMDPEYQRTGTVRPKSDIYAFGVITLQLITGRHARGLIMIVEDAIRNGSFRDFLDTSAGDWPLDETMELAQVALKCTALRCRDRPELDTEILPLLERFSNAANASARIGRNSVSAPSQYYCPILQEIMDDPYIAADGFTYEYRAIKAWLSRHNVSPMTKLKLQHSVLTPNHTLRSAIQEWKSGVTF, from the exons ATGTCCACACCACCGTTGCTGAGATCGGTTGCCGTCGCTGTGAGCGGCGGCTCCAGCAAGGGTAGCCGGCGAGCCGTGCAGTGGGCGGTGGATAATCTGGTCCCTCAAGCCGACAGGTTCATCTTAGTTCACGTTATCCCTCCAATCACCTCAATTGTCACACCAA CTGAAGAGTATATTCCTGTTTCGGAAGCAGACGCCGATGTTTTTGCAGCTTGTGTAGATGATGTGAAGCAAAAATCTGAACAAATCTTCGTCCCGTTCAAGAAACTCTGCGGCTCAAACACT ATGGAAACAGTACTGCTAGAAGATGACAATGTGGCAGAAGCACTTCTTAGCTTTATTTCGGAGTCCGGGGTCCAAACATTAGTGCTGGGTTCTGACTCCTCAAATTTTATAACAAG gaAGCTAAAAGGACCTGGAATACCAACTACCAGCCTAAGATGTGCTCCAGACAGTTGTGATGTGTATGTTGTAGCTAGAGACAGAATTGTTTCGAAGTTGGCCGATCTGTCATATTCACATTCTCGTG AGGCTAGCCCAAGTTACTTCATGTCTACTGAAGTAAATAAAGTAGACAATGACGCTGGCATTGACAGAGAAATGTCGGGAATCAGTTCATCCACATCAGAGTCTAAATTCCTAAAGAATTTCAGATTTTTATCAATATCCGACCATAGCTACATTGGTCTGCAAACATTTAGTCGCAGGGATTCTTTTGAAAATTCTAGCAAAAGTGATAATCCAGAAAACTGTGGAAATGATATTGAAATGATTAGCCTCCACTCTTTTGATTCCATTGCTTCTGCACAACGTAAACAg TTAGCCATGCAAGAAGAAGTAGAACGGCTGCAACTGGAGTTGCAAAATACTATCGCCATGTACAAACAGGTTTGTGAAGAGCTGGTTCAAGCTCAAAACCAG GCCCTCATACTTTCTTCTGAATCTCTTGAAGAAACTAAAAGAGTGAATGCTTCCCTAAAAAGAGAGGAGGTTTTGAGAAAGATTGCTTCTGAAGAGAAAACTAAGTATTTAAAAGTCATGAAGGAACTTGAGGAGGCAAAAAATAAGTTTTCCAAAGAGTCATATGAAAGACAGATGGCTGAACTTGATGTCCTTAAAGAATCAATAGAGAAACAGAGAATTGTTGATACATTACTCTCAAATGACAGGAGATACAGAAAGTACACCATGGATGACATCAAGATAGCCACAAAATTCTTTTCTGAGGACTTGATGATTGGTGAAGGAGGATATGGCAAAGTTTACAAGTGTGATCTTGATCACACACCAGTAGCTGTAAAGGTTCTGCATCAGGATGCAATCAACAAGAAAGAGGAGTTTCTAAAAGAG GTTGAGATTCTTAGTCAACTGCATCATCCTAATATGGTTTTGTTACTTGGAGCCTGTCCTGAGAATGGTTGCCTAGTTTATGAATACCTGGAAAATGGAAGTCTAGAAGACTATCTtctcaacaaaaatagaaaaccatCAATTCCATGGTTTTTTCGATTTCGCATAGTTTTTGAGATGGCCTGTGGGCTTTCATTCTTGCATAATTCGAAGCCAGAACCGATTGTACACCGAGATATAAAACCTGCCAACATTTTGTTAGACAGAAATTATGTGAGCAAAATTTCTGATGTTGGGCTGGCTAAACTCCTTGCAGAAGTTGCTCCTGACAATATTACAGAGTATCGAGAATCAGTCCTTGCCGGTACTCTGCATTACATGGACCCAGAATATCAGAGAACTGGCACTGTCCGACCAAAATCAGATATATATGCATTTGGAGTTATAACTCTCCAATTAATAACTGGTCGCCATGCACGTGGACTCATTATGATTGTTGAAGATGCAATTAGAAATGGCTCCTTCCGTGACTTTTTAGATACATCAGCTGGAGATTGGCCATTGGATGAGACAATGGAATTGGCTCAAGTTGCCCTTAAATGCACAGCACTTAGATGCAGAGATAGACCAGAACTTGATACTGAAATTCTTCCACTACTCGAAAGATTTTCTAATGCGGCAAATGCCAGTGCAAGGATAGGAAGAAATAGTGTAAGTGCACCAAGCCAGTATTATTGTCCAATCCTTCAG GAAATCATGGATGATCCATATATTGCTGCGGATGGGTTCACTTATGAGTACAGAGCAATCAAGGCATGGCTCAGCAGACACAATGTGTCACCCATGACAAAGCTTAAACTTCAGCATTCTGTGTTGACTCCGAACCATACTCTACGTTCTGCCATTCAGGAGTGGAAGTCAGGAGTCACCTTTTGA
- the LOC108338743 gene encoding U-box domain-containing protein 34 isoform X1, protein MSTPPLLRSVAVAVSGGSSKGSRRAVQWAVDNLVPQADRFILVHVIPPITSIVTPTEEYIPVSEADADVFAACVDDVKQKSEQIFVPFKKLCGSNTMETVLLEDDNVAEALLSFISESGVQTLVLGSDSSNFITSFSSSRKLKGPGIPTTSLRCAPDSCDVYVVARDRIVSKLADLSYSHSREASPSYFMSTEVNKVDNDAGIDREMSGISSSTSESKFLKNFRFLSISDHSYIGLQTFSRRDSFENSSKSDNPENCGNDIEMISLHSFDSIASAQRKQLAMQEEVERLQLELQNTIAMYKQVCEELVQAQNQALILSSESLEETKRVNASLKREEVLRKIASEEKTKYLKVMKELEEAKNKFSKESYERQMAELDVLKESIEKQRIVDTLLSNDRRYRKYTMDDIKIATKFFSEDLMIGEGGYGKVYKCDLDHTPVAVKVLHQDAINKKEEFLKEVEILSQLHHPNMVLLLGACPENGCLVYEYLENGSLEDYLLNKNRKPSIPWFFRFRIVFEMACGLSFLHNSKPEPIVHRDIKPANILLDRNYVSKISDVGLAKLLAEVAPDNITEYRESVLAGTLHYMDPEYQRTGTVRPKSDIYAFGVITLQLITGRHARGLIMIVEDAIRNGSFRDFLDTSAGDWPLDETMELAQVALKCTALRCRDRPELDTEILPLLERFSNAANASARIGRNSVSAPSQYYCPILQEIMDDPYIAADGFTYEYRAIKAWLSRHNVSPMTKLKLQHSVLTPNHTLRSAIQEWKSGVTF, encoded by the exons ATGTCCACACCACCGTTGCTGAGATCGGTTGCCGTCGCTGTGAGCGGCGGCTCCAGCAAGGGTAGCCGGCGAGCCGTGCAGTGGGCGGTGGATAATCTGGTCCCTCAAGCCGACAGGTTCATCTTAGTTCACGTTATCCCTCCAATCACCTCAATTGTCACACCAA CTGAAGAGTATATTCCTGTTTCGGAAGCAGACGCCGATGTTTTTGCAGCTTGTGTAGATGATGTGAAGCAAAAATCTGAACAAATCTTCGTCCCGTTCAAGAAACTCTGCGGCTCAAACACT ATGGAAACAGTACTGCTAGAAGATGACAATGTGGCAGAAGCACTTCTTAGCTTTATTTCGGAGTCCGGGGTCCAAACATTAGTGCTGGGTTCTGACTCCTCAAATTTTATAACAAG tttttcttcttccaggaAGCTAAAAGGACCTGGAATACCAACTACCAGCCTAAGATGTGCTCCAGACAGTTGTGATGTGTATGTTGTAGCTAGAGACAGAATTGTTTCGAAGTTGGCCGATCTGTCATATTCACATTCTCGTG AGGCTAGCCCAAGTTACTTCATGTCTACTGAAGTAAATAAAGTAGACAATGACGCTGGCATTGACAGAGAAATGTCGGGAATCAGTTCATCCACATCAGAGTCTAAATTCCTAAAGAATTTCAGATTTTTATCAATATCCGACCATAGCTACATTGGTCTGCAAACATTTAGTCGCAGGGATTCTTTTGAAAATTCTAGCAAAAGTGATAATCCAGAAAACTGTGGAAATGATATTGAAATGATTAGCCTCCACTCTTTTGATTCCATTGCTTCTGCACAACGTAAACAg TTAGCCATGCAAGAAGAAGTAGAACGGCTGCAACTGGAGTTGCAAAATACTATCGCCATGTACAAACAGGTTTGTGAAGAGCTGGTTCAAGCTCAAAACCAG GCCCTCATACTTTCTTCTGAATCTCTTGAAGAAACTAAAAGAGTGAATGCTTCCCTAAAAAGAGAGGAGGTTTTGAGAAAGATTGCTTCTGAAGAGAAAACTAAGTATTTAAAAGTCATGAAGGAACTTGAGGAGGCAAAAAATAAGTTTTCCAAAGAGTCATATGAAAGACAGATGGCTGAACTTGATGTCCTTAAAGAATCAATAGAGAAACAGAGAATTGTTGATACATTACTCTCAAATGACAGGAGATACAGAAAGTACACCATGGATGACATCAAGATAGCCACAAAATTCTTTTCTGAGGACTTGATGATTGGTGAAGGAGGATATGGCAAAGTTTACAAGTGTGATCTTGATCACACACCAGTAGCTGTAAAGGTTCTGCATCAGGATGCAATCAACAAGAAAGAGGAGTTTCTAAAAGAG GTTGAGATTCTTAGTCAACTGCATCATCCTAATATGGTTTTGTTACTTGGAGCCTGTCCTGAGAATGGTTGCCTAGTTTATGAATACCTGGAAAATGGAAGTCTAGAAGACTATCTtctcaacaaaaatagaaaaccatCAATTCCATGGTTTTTTCGATTTCGCATAGTTTTTGAGATGGCCTGTGGGCTTTCATTCTTGCATAATTCGAAGCCAGAACCGATTGTACACCGAGATATAAAACCTGCCAACATTTTGTTAGACAGAAATTATGTGAGCAAAATTTCTGATGTTGGGCTGGCTAAACTCCTTGCAGAAGTTGCTCCTGACAATATTACAGAGTATCGAGAATCAGTCCTTGCCGGTACTCTGCATTACATGGACCCAGAATATCAGAGAACTGGCACTGTCCGACCAAAATCAGATATATATGCATTTGGAGTTATAACTCTCCAATTAATAACTGGTCGCCATGCACGTGGACTCATTATGATTGTTGAAGATGCAATTAGAAATGGCTCCTTCCGTGACTTTTTAGATACATCAGCTGGAGATTGGCCATTGGATGAGACAATGGAATTGGCTCAAGTTGCCCTTAAATGCACAGCACTTAGATGCAGAGATAGACCAGAACTTGATACTGAAATTCTTCCACTACTCGAAAGATTTTCTAATGCGGCAAATGCCAGTGCAAGGATAGGAAGAAATAGTGTAAGTGCACCAAGCCAGTATTATTGTCCAATCCTTCAG GAAATCATGGATGATCCATATATTGCTGCGGATGGGTTCACTTATGAGTACAGAGCAATCAAGGCATGGCTCAGCAGACACAATGTGTCACCCATGACAAAGCTTAAACTTCAGCATTCTGTGTTGACTCCGAACCATACTCTACGTTCTGCCATTCAGGAGTGGAAGTCAGGAGTCACCTTTTGA